The genomic window ATGGCGAAGGAAAAATTTGATCGAAGCAAGCCGCATCTGAACGTGGGGACGATGGGTCACATTGACCACGGGAAGACGACGCTGACGGCGGCGATCACGAAAGTGGCGGCGATGATGGGGCAGGCGGAATTCAAAGCCTACGACCAGATCGACAATGCGCCGGAAGAGAAAGCGCGCGGCATCACGATCAACATTGCACACGTGGAATACCAGACGGCGAAGCGGCACTACGCGCACGTGGACATGCCCGGTCACCGCGACTACATCAAGAACATGATTACGGGCGCGGCGCAGGTGGACGGAGCGATCTTGGTGGTGGCGGCGCCGGACGGCCCGATGCCGCAGACGCGAGAGCACGTGCTGCTGGCGCGGCAGGTGGAAGTGCCGAGCATCGTGGTGTTTCTGAACAAAGTGGATCAGATGAACGATCCGGAGCTGCTGGAGCTGGTGGAGTTGGAGTTGCGCGAGCTGTTGAACTCGTACGGTTTCCCCGGCGACACGACGCCGATCGTGCGTGGTTCGGCGAAGGCGGCGTTGGACAGCCCGAGCACGGACCCGAACGCGCCGGAATACGAGTGCATCCGCGAGTTGCTGCGGGTGATTGACGAATACATTCCGGAACCGAAGCGCGAGATAGACAAGCCGTTCATGATGAGCGTGGAAGACGTGTTCTCGATCAAGGGACGCGGCACGGTGGTGACGGGGCGCATTGACCGCGGCGTGATCCGCGTGGGTGACCCGGCGGAAATTGTGGGCTTGCGCGAGAAGAGCATGAGCACGGTGGTGACGGGCGTGGAAATGTTCCACAAGCAGCTGGATGAGGGGATTGCGGGCGACAACGTTGGGTTGCTGCTGCGCGGCATCGAGCGGACGGATGTGGAACGCGGAATGGTGATAGCCAAGCCCGGGAGCATCACGCCGCACAAGAAGTTCCTGGCGGAAGTGTACGTGCTGAAGAAGGAAGAGGGCGGGCGTCACAAGGCGTTCTTCAGCGGGTATCGTCCGCAGTTCTACGTGCG from Nitrospirota bacterium includes these protein-coding regions:
- the tuf gene encoding elongation factor Tu, coding for MAKEKFDRSKPHLNVGTMGHIDHGKTTLTAAITKVAAMMGQAEFKAYDQIDNAPEEKARGITINIAHVEYQTAKRHYAHVDMPGHRDYIKNMITGAAQVDGAILVVAAPDGPMPQTREHVLLARQVEVPSIVVFLNKVDQMNDPELLELVELELRELLNSYGFPGDTTPIVRGSAKAALDSPSTDPNAPEYECIRELLRVIDEYIPEPKREIDKPFMMSVEDVFSIKGRGTVVTGRIDRGVIRVGDPAEIVGLREKSMSTVVTGVEMFHKQLDEGIAGDNVGLLLRGIERTDVERGMVIAKPGSITPHKKFLAEVYVLKKEEGGRHKAFFSGYRPQFYVRTMDVTGSITLPEGVEMVMPGDNVNLTVELIVPVALEQGSKFAIREGGLTVGAGVVTKILE